In a genomic window of Enterobacter asburiae:
- a CDS encoding AsmA2 domain-containing protein, which produces MRRLPGILLLTGATLVVIVALLVSGLRLVLPHLDSWRPQLLAKIESTTGVPVDVSQVSASWQNFGPTLDVRDINASLKDGGYLKIKRVTLALDVWQSLLHLRWQFRDLTFYQLQFLTNTPLTGGDNNQGLEANRFSDLFLRQFDHFDLRDSEVSFITLSGQRAELAIPQLTWLNGKDRHRAEGQVNLSSLNGQHGVMQVRMDLRDDDGLLNNGKVWLQADDVDVKPWLGDWLQQNMQLETARFSLEGWMTLTKGKFASGDIWLKQGGASWKGEKQQHQLSVDNLTAHVTQEKEGWQFAIPDTRITMDGKPWPRGALTLAWMPEQDVGGAASKRSDELRIRASNLDLAAIEGLRSMAAKLSPDLGEIWLATQPSGNIDSLALDIPLQATEKTRFQASWKDLAWKQWKMLPGAEHFSGKLEGSVDNGRLTANMHNAKMPYETVFRAPLEIEQGSAVLNWLRNDKGFQLDGRHIDVKAKAVHARGDFRYLQPEGDEPWLGILAGISTDDGSQAWRYFPENLMGKALVDYLSGAIQGGQADNATLVYGGNPHLFPYKHNEGQFQVLVPLHNATFAFQPGWPALKNLNIELNFLNDGLWMKSDSVALGGVTASNLTANIPDYSKEKLLIDADINGPGKAVGPYFEETPLKESLAATLQQLQLDGDVNARLHLDIPLDGEMTTAKGDVRLKNNSLYIKPLDSTLKNLSGQFSFVNGNLKSEPLTASWFNQPVNIDFSTAEGQKAYQVAVNLDGNWQPSRMEVLPKPIEASVAGAVAWQGKVAIDLPYHAGAQYKVDITGDLKNIRSQLPAPLDKQAGQSLPVKLNVDGNLDSFALTGSAGGTNHFNSRWLLNRKLTLDKAIWTTDSKTTPPLPEHAGVELNLPPMDGAEWLALFQKGVGQNVDEAAQFPQTITVRTPSLMLGGQQWNNLSIVSQPTANGSKVEAQGREINGTLTMRNNAPWQAAIRYLYYNPAAAGKDKPANASPLSNTSRVDFSGWPDVQLRCAECWLWGQKYGRIDGDFAIQGNTLKLSGGLIDTGFGRMTAGGEWVNNPGEQRTSLKGDIKGNKLDAAANFFGISTPLRGSSFNINYDLHWRDAPWKPDEASLNGILKTHFGKGEIADVSTGRAGQILRLLSFDALLRKLRFDFSDTFSEGFYYDSIRSTAWIKDGVLHTDDTLVDGLEADIAMKGSVNLVRRELDMEAVVAPEISASVGVAAAFVVNPIVGAAVFAASKVLGPLWSKVSILRYRITGPVDKPQINEVLRQPRKDAQQ; this is translated from the coding sequence GTGAGGCGATTGCCGGGGATTTTATTGCTTACAGGGGCAACGCTGGTCGTGATTGTCGCGTTGCTCGTGAGCGGGCTACGCCTCGTTTTACCGCATCTGGACAGCTGGCGTCCGCAGTTGCTGGCGAAAATCGAATCCACCACCGGCGTGCCGGTGGACGTAAGCCAGGTCAGCGCCAGCTGGCAGAATTTTGGCCCGACGCTCGATGTCCGGGATATCAACGCAAGCCTGAAAGACGGCGGTTATCTGAAAATCAAACGCGTCACCCTGGCGCTGGACGTCTGGCAAAGCCTGCTGCATCTGCGCTGGCAGTTTCGCGATCTCACCTTTTATCAACTCCAGTTTCTGACCAATACGCCGCTGACGGGCGGTGATAACAATCAGGGCCTCGAAGCCAACCGCTTCAGCGATCTCTTTCTCCGCCAGTTCGATCATTTCGATCTCCGTGACAGCGAAGTGAGCTTTATTACACTTTCCGGCCAGCGCGCCGAGCTGGCGATCCCGCAGCTAACCTGGCTCAACGGTAAGGATCGGCACCGCGCCGAGGGGCAGGTTAATCTTTCCAGCCTGAACGGCCAGCACGGCGTCATGCAGGTGCGTATGGACCTGCGGGACGATGATGGCCTGCTAAACAACGGTAAAGTCTGGCTGCAGGCCGACGATGTGGACGTGAAGCCCTGGCTCGGCGACTGGTTACAGCAAAATATGCAGCTGGAAACCGCCCGTTTCAGCCTTGAGGGCTGGATGACCCTGACGAAAGGGAAATTTGCCAGCGGCGATATCTGGCTGAAGCAGGGGGGCGCGAGCTGGAAGGGCGAAAAACAGCAGCATCAGCTTTCCGTCGATAACCTCACCGCGCACGTGACGCAGGAGAAAGAGGGCTGGCAGTTTGCCATCCCCGATACGCGTATCACGATGGACGGCAAGCCGTGGCCGCGCGGTGCGCTGACGCTGGCCTGGATGCCAGAGCAGGACGTGGGCGGCGCGGCCAGCAAACGCAGCGATGAGCTGCGCATCCGCGCCAGTAACCTGGATCTGGCGGCCATTGAAGGCTTGCGCTCGATGGCCGCAAAACTCTCTCCGGACCTGGGCGAGATCTGGCTGGCGACGCAGCCGAGCGGAAATATTGATTCTCTGGCGCTGGATATCCCGCTCCAGGCGACGGAAAAAACCCGTTTCCAGGCATCCTGGAAAGACCTTGCCTGGAAGCAGTGGAAGATGCTACCGGGTGCGGAGCATTTCAGCGGCAAGCTGGAAGGCAGCGTGGATAACGGCAGGCTGACGGCCAATATGCACAACGCCAAAATGCCTTACGAGACGGTCTTCCGCGCGCCGCTGGAAATTGAACAGGGCAGCGCTGTGCTTAACTGGCTACGTAACGACAAAGGTTTCCAGCTTGATGGCCGCCATATCGATGTGAAAGCCAAAGCGGTTCACGCGCGCGGCGATTTCCGCTATCTGCAGCCTGAAGGTGATGAGCCGTGGCTGGGCATTCTGGCCGGGATCAGCACCGATGACGGCTCTCAGGCCTGGCGATACTTCCCGGAAAACCTGATGGGTAAGGCGCTGGTCGACTATCTGAGCGGCGCAATTCAGGGCGGTCAGGCGGACAATGCCACGCTGGTCTACGGCGGTAACCCGCATCTTTTCCCGTACAAACATAATGAAGGCCAGTTTCAGGTGCTGGTGCCGCTGCATAACGCGACCTTCGCGTTCCAGCCGGGCTGGCCCGCGCTGAAAAACCTGAATATCGAGCTTAACTTCCTCAACGACGGACTATGGATGAAGTCCGACAGCGTGGCGCTGGGCGGCGTGACGGCCAGCAACCTGACGGCCAACATCCCGGACTACTCAAAAGAGAAGCTGCTGATTGATGCCGACATCAACGGCCCGGGGAAAGCGGTGGGACCGTACTTTGAGGAGACGCCACTGAAAGAGTCGCTGGCGGCGACCCTTCAGCAGCTCCAGCTCGATGGCGATGTGAATGCTCGCTTACATCTTGATATCCCGCTGGACGGTGAGATGACCACCGCCAAAGGTGACGTCCGGCTGAAGAACAACAGCCTGTACATTAAACCGCTTGATAGCACCCTCAAAAACCTCAGCGGACAGTTCAGCTTTGTGAACGGTAATTTGAAAAGCGAGCCGCTTACCGCCAGCTGGTTTAATCAGCCCGTGAATATCGACTTCTCGACAGCCGAGGGGCAAAAGGCTTATCAGGTGGCCGTCAATCTGGACGGCAACTGGCAGCCGTCGCGTATGGAGGTCCTGCCGAAGCCGATTGAGGCGTCAGTGGCGGGTGCGGTCGCCTGGCAGGGTAAAGTGGCAATCGATCTGCCTTATCATGCGGGGGCACAGTATAAGGTCGACATTACGGGTGACCTGAAGAATATTCGAAGCCAGCTGCCTGCGCCGCTGGATAAACAGGCCGGACAGTCGCTGCCGGTGAAGCTTAACGTGGATGGCAATCTGGACAGCTTCGCGCTGACCGGAAGCGCGGGCGGAACAAACCACTTCAACAGCCGCTGGCTGCTTAACCGCAAGCTCACCCTCGACAAAGCCATCTGGACGACGGACAGCAAAACCACGCCGCCGTTGCCTGAGCATGCGGGTGTTGAGCTTAACCTCCCGCCGATGGACGGCGCGGAGTGGCTGGCGCTGTTCCAGAAAGGCGTTGGGCAAAACGTTGATGAAGCCGCCCAGTTCCCGCAGACCATTACCGTACGCACGCCGTCGCTGATGCTGGGCGGACAGCAATGGAACAACCTGAGCATTGTCTCTCAGCCAACCGCTAACGGCTCAAAAGTGGAGGCACAGGGCCGGGAGATCAACGGCACGCTGACCATGCGCAACAACGCGCCGTGGCAGGCAGCGATTCGCTATCTCTATTACAACCCGGCCGCCGCGGGTAAAGATAAACCGGCGAATGCCTCGCCGCTGAGTAATACTTCCCGCGTCGATTTTAGCGGCTGGCCCGATGTGCAGCTGCGCTGCGCGGAGTGCTGGTTGTGGGGGCAAAAGTACGGCCGTATCGACGGTGATTTTGCCATCCAGGGGAATACGCTCAAGCTCTCCGGCGGATTGATCGACACCGGCTTTGGCCGCATGACGGCGGGCGGGGAATGGGTGAATAACCCGGGCGAGCAGCGAACGTCCCTGAAGGGTGACATTAAAGGCAACAAGCTGGATGCGGCAGCCAACTTCTTTGGCATCAGCACGCCGCTGCGCGGTTCGTCATTTAACATCAATTACGATCTTCACTGGCGTGATGCCCCCTGGAAGCCGGACGAAGCGTCACTGAACGGCATTCTGAAAACACACTTTGGCAAAGGCGAAATCGCCGACGTGAGCACGGGGCGCGCCGGACAGATCCTGCGCCTGCTGAGTTTTGATGCGCTGCTGCGCAAGCTGCGCTTTGATTTTAGCGACACCTTCAGCGAAGGCTTCTACTACGATTCAATCAGAAGTACGGCGTGGATCAAGGACGGCGTTCTGCACACGGACGACACGCTGGTGGATGGCCTTGAAGCGGATATCGCCATGAAGGGCTCGGTCAACCTCGTGCGTCGCGAGCTGGATATGGAAGCCGTGGTGGCGCCGGAAATTTCTGCGAGCGTTGGCGTGGCGGCGGCCTTTGTGGTGAACCCGATTGTCGGGGCGGCGGTGTTTGCCGCCAGTAAAGTGCTGGGGCCGCTGTGGAGCAAGGTCTCCATTTTGCGCTACCGCATTACCGGTCCGGTCGATAAACCGCAGATTAACGAGGTGCTGCGCCAGCCGCGCAAAGATGCACAGCAATGA